One part of the archaeon BMS3Bbin15 genome encodes these proteins:
- the rpsK gene encoding 30S ribosomal protein S11: MAKKEERWGVAHIYSSFNNTIIHITDLTGAETVSRWSGGRIVKANRDESSPYAAMQAAMKVAEEAIEKGIVGVHIKVRAPGGGRSMNPGPGAQPAIRALARAGLRIGRIEDVTPLPHDGTKRPGGNRGRRV; encoded by the coding sequence ATGGCAAAGAAAGAAGAACGCTGGGGAGTAGCCCATATATACTCTTCATTCAATAACACAATTATCCATATTACTGACTTAACAGGTGCTGAGACAGTATCAAGGTGGTCCGGTGGAAGAATAGTCAAGGCAAATAGAGATGAGTCTTCACCATATGCTGCCATGCAGGCAGCTATGAAGGTTGCTGAGGAGGCCATCGAAAAAGGTATTGTTGGAGTGCACATAAAAGTCAGAGCCCCTGGTGGCGGAAGGTCAATGAACCCTGGCCCAGGAGCACAGCCTGCCATAAGAGCTCTTGCCAGAGCAGGGCTAAGGATTGGCAGAATAGAGGATGTCACACCACTACCACATGATGGTACAAAGCGTCCAGGCGGAAATAGAGGAAGGAGGGTATAA
- the cysA_3 gene encoding sulfate/thiosulfate import ATP-binding protein CysA, which translates to MLEADFEKNFRGFSLNMNFKVEREVLVLLGKNGSGKTSTLRAVAGLLKPDAGSIKIQGSPVYESWSRINLSPQDRGVGYVFQDLALFTHMTVYDNVAFGLLARGLKKSEISTKVEEVLEEFELLKFRDIKPSRLSGGQKQKVALARTLITRPKVLLLDEPFSSLDPETKDEMRREVRDILKVHPIPTVLVTHDHMDAIALGSRVAFMEKGKIVFSEEIYSFKRRLEDWNGSYSAPTILE; encoded by the coding sequence ATGCTTGAGGCAGATTTTGAAAAGAACTTCAGAGGGTTCAGTCTGAATATGAACTTCAAAGTTGAAAGAGAGGTGCTTGTACTTCTGGGCAAAAATGGTTCAGGTAAGACTTCGACACTAAGGGCTGTGGCAGGTCTTCTCAAGCCCGACGCAGGTTCAATTAAAATTCAGGGTTCACCAGTTTATGAGTCATGGTCCAGGATAAATCTATCACCTCAGGATAGAGGTGTCGGTTATGTTTTTCAGGACCTTGCTCTTTTTACTCACATGACAGTGTATGATAATGTAGCATTCGGTCTTCTGGCAAGAGGTCTGAAAAAGTCTGAAATTTCTACAAAAGTCGAAGAGGTTCTGGAGGAATTTGAGCTTTTAAAGTTCAGGGATATAAAGCCTTCACGCCTATCTGGAGGTCAGAAACAGAAGGTTGCACTGGCAAGAACTCTAATCACAAGACCAAAAGTGCTTCTTCTTGATGAACCTTTTTCATCCCTTGACCCTGAAACAAAGGATGAAATGAGAAGAGAAGTCAGGGATATCCTTAAAGTACATCCTATACCAACAGTTCTTGTAACCCATGACCACATGGATGCCATTGCCCTTGGCAGTAGAGTTGCATTTATGGAAAAAGGTAAGATTGTTTTTTCTGAAGAGATATATAGTTTCAAAAGGAGGTTAGAAGATTGGAATGGTTCTTACAGTGCCCCCACAATCCTGGAATAG
- the leuA_3 gene encoding 2-isopropylmalate synthase — translation MEWFLQCPHNPGIDKKPVIFDTTLRDGEQTPGVSFSPEMKLEIAGKLSALGIKEIEAGFPVVSRGEFKALRMISREGLSARIFALSRAIVSDVELAVDAGVDGISLFTSISPVHLKYKMRHTKEEVVENALEALEFAKDHNLFVSFSSEDATRTPLGELFTLYKMAEERGADRVHISDTVGVATPQAYQHIVEFFRRVMKKDTQIGVHTHNDFGLATANALAGVVAGADMVSVTVNGIGERSGNASLQEVALALEVLYGTESIVDKSRILLLSRLVEKYSAIRIPENKPIIGKNAFRHESGVHVDAVLKNPLTYEPFLPEVIGQKREIVIGKHSGKHAIKNKLSEMGLYSKEYSELLGEIKRIGDKGYGISEDDIEALMKG, via the coding sequence TTGGAATGGTTCTTACAGTGCCCCCACAATCCTGGAATAGATAAAAAACCGGTTATATTTGACACAACTCTGAGGGATGGCGAGCAGACACCGGGGGTCAGCTTTTCTCCGGAGATGAAGCTGGAGATTGCAGGTAAACTCAGTGCTCTTGGAATAAAAGAGATTGAGGCTGGTTTTCCTGTAGTTTCACGAGGTGAGTTCAAGGCTTTGAGGATGATTTCAAGGGAGGGACTATCTGCCAGAATCTTTGCTCTTTCAAGAGCGATAGTTTCAGACGTTGAGTTAGCTGTCGATGCTGGAGTAGATGGTATATCTCTCTTTACATCTATAAGCCCTGTGCATCTGAAGTACAAGATGAGGCATACAAAAGAAGAGGTGGTTGAAAATGCTCTTGAAGCTCTTGAATTTGCCAAGGACCATAATCTTTTTGTTTCCTTCTCCAGCGAGGATGCTACAAGAACACCTCTCGGAGAGCTATTTACTCTTTATAAAATGGCAGAAGAGAGAGGAGCAGATAGAGTACATATCTCTGATACTGTGGGCGTTGCAACACCCCAGGCATATCAGCATATTGTTGAGTTCTTCAGGAGAGTTATGAAGAAGGATACACAGATTGGCGTTCATACTCACAATGACTTTGGCCTTGCAACAGCCAATGCTCTTGCAGGTGTGGTGGCAGGTGCAGACATGGTCTCGGTTACAGTTAATGGGATTGGAGAGCGCTCCGGTAACGCTTCTCTCCAGGAAGTTGCACTGGCTCTGGAAGTTCTGTATGGAACCGAATCCATAGTTGATAAAAGTAGAATTCTGTTGCTTTCTCGCCTTGTGGAGAAATACTCGGCTATAAGAATTCCTGAAAATAAGCCAATTATTGGTAAAAATGCCTTCAGGCATGAATCTGGTGTACATGTGGATGCTGTCTTAAAAAATCCTCTGACTTATGAACCGTTCCTGCCAGAGGTTATAGGTCAGAAAAGGGAAATAGTTATAGGCAAACATTCTGGAAAACATGCCATTAAAAATAAGCTTTCTGAAATGGGTTTATACAGTAAGGAATATTCAGAATTGCTCGGAGAGATAAAGAGAATTGGCGACAAAGGATATGGTATAAGTGAAGATGACATTGAAGCGCTGATGAAAGGATAG
- the glnB_4 gene encoding nitrogen regulatory protein P-II, which yields MMRIETVIRPDKKWKVRDALTEAGYPFTKYDSEGIGSQLGIKEIEGKPYRFEFLEKVTFVCVVKDEEVDRVCDLIAEAAHTGRPGDGKIFISRIEDVRKIRDMKR from the coding sequence ATGATGAGAATAGAGACAGTTATAAGACCAGATAAAAAATGGAAGGTTAGGGATGCTCTTACAGAGGCAGGCTATCCATTCACAAAGTACGACAGCGAGGGCATTGGCTCCCAGCTTGGTATCAAAGAGATTGAGGGTAAGCCTTACAGGTTCGAATTTCTTGAGAAGGTGACTTTCGTGTGTGTTGTGAAGGATGAGGAAGTGGACAGAGTATGTGACCTTATTGCTGAAGCTGCCCACACAGGCAGGCCAGGTGATGGCAAAATTTTTATCAGCAGAATTGAAGACGTAAGGAAAATAAGAGATATGAAAAGGTAA
- a CDS encoding acetyltransferase (GNAT) family protein has translation MCHSDITELLEFANKEGWVSDAQEYEFLLGNNPEGCFTLEFGGEVAGGITTILYNHSAWIGNFIVREELRNRGFGTELFIKALNFLEMRVRTIYLTASPRATSLYTRSGFSQIMRINRWRYRGENTRKMEDYISTPSDTKEALTMDNLSWKDDRSVLLEYNFNKSRIFLNRLPDGFLVIIRIAGVDIIAPWEVREGNHKTAESLLSDAMYFIENRSVMLDVPENNHYAENLLKEYGFYISGHTWFMVKGKLPGINFDNIFAMASLGSIG, from the coding sequence ATGTGTCACAGCGATATTACAGAGCTTCTCGAATTTGCAAATAAAGAGGGCTGGGTAAGTGACGCACAGGAATATGAGTTTCTGCTTGGCAATAACCCTGAAGGCTGCTTTACCTTAGAATTCGGTGGAGAAGTTGCAGGTGGTATTACCACCATACTATACAATCACAGCGCCTGGATTGGCAACTTTATAGTTAGAGAAGAGTTGAGAAACAGAGGATTTGGAACTGAACTTTTTATTAAAGCACTTAACTTTCTTGAAATGAGAGTAAGAACAATTTACCTTACAGCTTCACCCCGTGCTACAAGCCTGTACACACGTTCCGGATTTTCTCAGATTATGCGTATAAACAGGTGGAGGTACAGAGGTGAAAACACTCGAAAAATGGAGGATTACATCTCAACCCCGTCTGATACTAAAGAAGCCCTGACTATGGACAATCTCTCATGGAAGGATGACCGTTCCGTATTGCTTGAGTATAATTTTAATAAGTCCAGAATATTCTTAAACCGTTTGCCTGATGGCTTCCTTGTGATTATCAGAATTGCCGGGGTTGATATAATCGCTCCATGGGAGGTAAGGGAAGGTAACCATAAGACAGCAGAATCACTCCTAAGTGATGCAATGTATTTTATTGAAAACAGAAGTGTAATGCTTGATGTACCTGAGAATAATCATTATGCAGAAAATCTGCTGAAAGAATATGGTTTTTATATTTCTGGCCATACCTGGTTTATGGTAAAAGGAAAATTACCTGGTATAAATTTTGATAATATATTCGCTATGGCAAGCCTAGGTTCTATAGGATAA
- the rpsD gene encoding 30S ribosomal protein S4: MGDPKRIKRKYETPSHPWQAERIQEEKKLQSEYGLRNKQEIWKAQAMLRGFSRQARELLAQMSDQSKRQERQLLGKLVRLNILKEGSTLDNVLSLNVRDVLNRRLQTLVYKKGLSNTVKQARQFIVHGHITINERKVNSPGYMVTGSEEEKIEGVEDSVAVAVKIQAKDDKNAEEAA, from the coding sequence ATGGGCGACCCGAAGAGAATAAAACGAAAGTACGAAACCCCTTCCCATCCATGGCAGGCTGAAAGAATCCAGGAAGAGAAGAAGCTTCAGTCTGAGTATGGACTTAGAAATAAACAGGAGATATGGAAGGCTCAGGCTATGCTAAGAGGCTTCAGTAGGCAGGCCAGAGAACTTCTTGCTCAGATGTCAGACCAGTCAAAGAGGCAGGAGAGGCAATTGTTAGGCAAACTTGTCAGGCTGAATATTCTAAAAGAAGGTTCAACTCTCGATAATGTTCTCTCCCTTAATGTTAGAGATGTACTGAACAGAAGACTTCAAACTCTTGTTTATAAAAAGGGTTTATCCAATACTGTAAAACAGGCAAGGCAGTTTATTGTTCACGGACATATAACTATAAATGAAAGGAAGGTAAACTCACCCGGCTATATGGTGACTGGAAGCGAAGAGGAGAAGATAGAGGGTGTTGAGGACTCTGTGGCTGTGGCTGTTAAGATACAGGCAAAAGATGACAAAAATGCAGAGGAGGCTGCCTGA
- the rpsM gene encoding 30S ribosomal protein S13: protein MKIGGIAVAKSNAEAEEEFKYLVRIAGTDINGKKKAPVGLALIKGIGIRTGEICCRLAKVNIEKRLGNLTEKEIEKLNKVVTQFQKQKNLPTWLFNRRKDYDTGKDIHIIGSDLMMSLRDDFNRLRKIRSYRGIRHELGLPVRGQRTRTSFRRGKSVGVRRRKAGVSR, encoded by the coding sequence ATGAAAATCGGAGGAATTGCTGTGGCTAAAAGTAATGCCGAAGCTGAAGAAGAGTTCAAATATCTTGTAAGAATTGCAGGCACTGATATTAATGGTAAAAAGAAAGCTCCTGTTGGTCTTGCCTTAATTAAGGGTATAGGCATAAGAACAGGAGAAATCTGTTGTAGACTTGCAAAGGTAAATATTGAAAAGAGACTTGGAAATCTCACTGAAAAGGAAATTGAGAAGCTTAACAAGGTTGTAACACAGTTTCAGAAACAGAAAAATCTCCCCACCTGGCTCTTTAACAGACGCAAAGATTATGATACAGGTAAGGATATTCATATTATAGGGTCTGACCTTATGATGTCCCTGAGAGATGATTTTAACAGACTCAGAAAGATAAGAAGTTACCGTGGTATACGGCATGAACTTGGTCTACCAGTGAGAGGCCAGCGCACAAGGACAAGTTTCAGACGGGGTAAGAGTGTCGGTGTAAGAAGAAGGAAAGCGGGAGTAAGCAGGTGA